The Neodiprion virginianus isolate iyNeoVirg1 chromosome 5, iyNeoVirg1.1, whole genome shotgun sequence genome contains a region encoding:
- the LOC124306144 gene encoding ATP-binding cassette sub-family C member 4-like has product MDRREKTSRKNPKETSNILTRLFFGWMVPIFWKGTKRDLEVTDLYDPLKSDESESLGDRLEKEWKKELMKVELEEKLARKKDPNKAVKCRPSLFWAIARVFWVPYMLQGLLFFIQLMGLRIIQPTLQGWVIRYFDHSEDSITKDQVLIYAACLILVTLGVVFITHHTTLATQQIGMRVRVACCSMIYRKVLRLDLAAVSNTAAGQVANLISNDVARFDMVLMFLHYIWIMPVQVILIGYVMWQSVGPAALVGIGTMMMQTIPIQGYLSNLSAKFRSKIAVKTDDRVQLMSELISGIQVVKMYSWEKPFELLVSKVRALEIKLIAYTSYLRGFYLSIMVFSERVTLYLTLITFVLMGNYLTADVTFVLATLFNVLQLTCAIAFPQAIIQAGETAVSLNRLTDFLLLDEVKSMEKSNHYTFDRAASLQLSEKPIEKVPQRDQGVSIELVNVSANWVYGQLPPTLCQVSMEVKSKSLTVLVGSVGSGKSSLLHLILGELPVGAGSLSLYCGEGSTRTRVANKDIRISYTSQDPWLFSASIRDNILLGQPYDETRYQEVTKVCALLKDFEQLPQGDLSFVGERGASLSGGQRARVNLARAVYRDADLYLLDDPLSAVDARVGRHLFEECINGFLKEKTRLLVTHQLQYLNQADKVVLLNQGNIEGQGSYEDLSKSDFHILDSEDSEEHEEVDVIEESKEKSVEFEDNSVTVESNGEQELSPARNEEDATRDVSEEEVAKGSMSSKVYWGYFLAGGNMCTLGLMTLAFIIGQVAANGSDYWVTIWTNQNTLLKQKNEEENSTGHFANIDSVWFDEYGLFKRDIAIYIYTGCIVGSILVLTLRSMMFVTVCMNASRNIHNSMFANLLRATMRFFNTNPSGRILNRFSKDVGAMDELLPKAMLEAIQIFTVMLGILVMVAIVNQWMLIPTAIVGTIFYTIRIYYLKTAQDIKRLEGITKSPVFSHVSSTLDGLTTIRSRGALVEEMLRKEFDSYQDTHTGAWYLTIAAATAFGFLLDLFSCIFITCVCYSFILMDDGTIMGGSVGLAISQSLILTGMVQYGVRQSAEVISQMTSVERVLQYTKLPQEGPFTTEKPPPDTWPEKGALVFKDVSMKYAKNKPPVLKNLNVDVKPGWKIGIVGRTGAGKSSLISALFCLTGDGLEGEIVLDGIDTKTVGLHELRPRISIIPQEPILFSATLRYNLDPFEQYSDAQLWDSLREVELGNAVPSLDFRVAGGGANFSVGQRQLICLARAILRNNRLLVLDEATANVDRSTDALIQTTIRKRFANCTVLTIAHRLNTIMDSDRVLVMAGGNIMEFGHPHLLLQNPDGHFSRMLQQTGKAMAEKLSRIAESAYQLSSESREKSNDSTVIRSEEMTNL; this is encoded by the exons atggATAGAAGAGAGAAGACAAGCCGCAAAAATCCTAAGGAAACTTCGAACATATTGACTCGGCTGTTTTTTGG ATGGATGGTACCAATTTTTTGGAAAGGTACAAAACGAGACTTGGAGGTGACAGATTTATACGATCCTTTGAAATCTGATGAATCCGAAAGCCTCGGGGATCGACTCGAAAA AGAGTGGAAGAAGGAGCTGATGAAAGTTGAACTGGAGGAGAAATTGGCGAGAAAGAAAGACCCCAACAAGGCGGTGAAGTGTCGCCCAAGCCTTTTTTGGGCAATTGCGAGAGTCTTCTGGGTGCCATACATGCTTCAAGGGTTACTCTTCTTCATACAGTTAATGGGACTTCGCATAATACAGCCTACACTCCAGGGTTGGGTTATTAGATACTTTGACCATAGCGAAGATTCGATAACGAAAGACCAAGTGTTGATATACGCCGCTTGTTTGATCCTTGTCACCCTTGGCGTCGTCTTCATAACTCATCACACAACGCTGGCCACTCAGCAAATCGGGATGCGAGTCAGGGTCGCCTGCTGTTCCATGATATACAGAAAG GTTCTGCGCCTCGATCTGGCCGCAGTGAGTAACACGGCTGCTGGTCAAGTGGCAAACTTGATCAGTAACGATGTTGCCCGTTTCGATATGGTCCTTATGTTTCTTCACTACATTTGGATCATGCCAGTACAG GTCATTCTGATAGGGTACGTGATGTGGCAGTCAGTTGGACCAGCTGCCTTGGTCGGAATCGGCACAATGATGATGCAGACGATACCGATTCAAGGGTACTTGAGTAATCTCAGCGCCAAGTTCAGATCCAAGATCGCGGTGAAGACGGATGACCGAGTGCAGCTAATGAGTGAGCTCATTTCCGGTATCCAG GTGGTCAAGATGTACTCGTGGGAAAAACCGTTCGAACTGTTAGTGTCGAAGGTTCGAGCCCTCGAGATAAAGCTGATCGCCTACACGTCGTACCTCAGAGGATTTTACCTGAGCATAATGGTTTTCTCGGAAAGAGTGACACTCTACTTGACCCTGATCACCTTTGTACTGATGGGAAATTATCTCACCGCTGACGTGACCTTCGTGCTGGCCACCCTGTTTAACGTTCTCCAATTGACCTGTGCAATCGCTTTCCCTCAGGCCATAATCCAGGCCGGTGAGACGGCGGTGTCGTTGAACAGATTGACG GATTTCCTATTACTCGACGAAGTGAAATCCATGGAAAAATCCAATCATTATACGTTTGACCGCGCTGCCAGTCTTCAGCTCTCTGAAAAGCCGATTGAGAAGGTTCCGCAGCGTGATCAAGGAGTTAGCATCGAGCTGGTGAACGTCTCCGCAAACTGGGTGTACGGACAACTACCGCCAACGTTGTGCCAAGTATCGATGGAAGTTAAAAGCAAGTCACTGACAGTCCTCGTCGGCTCCGTCGGTTCGGGGAAATCATCTCTTCTGCATCTCATTCTCGGCGAGTTGCCCGTCGGTGCTGGAAGCCTGTCACTGTATTGCGGTGAGGGCAGCACGAGGACCAGGGTTGCCAACAAGGACATCCGGATCTCGTACACCAGTCAGGATCCTTGGCTGTTCTCGGCGTCCATAAGGGACAACATTTTGCTTGGTCAGCCGTACGACGAGACAAGGTACCAGGAG GTCACCAAGGTCTGTGCTCTGCTAAAGGACTTCGAGCAGTTACCTCAAGGCGACCTGAGCTTCGTCGGAGAACGAGGCGCGTCTTTGTCCGGAGGACAAAGAGCTCGGGTTAATCTGGCCAGAGCCGTTTACAGGGACGCTGATCTGTACCTACTCGATGATCCACTCAGTGCAGTCGATGCTCGAGTAGGTCGTCACTTGTTCGAGGAATGCATTAATGGATTTCTGAAGGAGAAAACCAGGCTCCTCGTCACTCATCAACTTCAATATCTTAATCAGGCGGACAAAGTCGTCCTTCTTAATCAA GGCAATATCGAAGGTCAGGGCTCGTACGAAGATCTGTCCAAATCTGATTTCCACATTTTGGATTCGGAGGATTCGGAAGAACATGAGGAAGTCGATGTTATCGAAGAAAGCAAGGAGAAAAGTGTAGAGTTCGAG GACAATTCAGTGACAGTGGAGAGCAACGGTGAACAGGAATTGAGTCCTGCGAGGAATGAAGAAGACGCTACGAGAGATGTGAGTGAGGAGGAAGTGGCAAAGGGAAGCATGTCGAGTAAGGTCTACTGGGGCTACTTTTTGGCGGGTGGAAATATGTGCACGCTAGGGTTAATGACATTAGCATTCATCATCGGTCAAGTGGCGGCGAACGGAAGCGACTACTGGGTTACGATTTGGACGAATCAAAACACCTTGTTGAAACAGAAGAATGAGGAAGAAAATTCAACCGGCCACTTCGCTAACATTGATTCCGTTTGGTTCGACGAATATGGACTGTTTAAAAGAGACATCGCGATATATATCTACACCGGGTGCATCGTCGGATCCATATTGGTACTCACTCTTCGCAGCATGATGTTCGTCACGGTCTGCATGAACGCTAGTCGCAATATTCACAACTCTATGTTCGCTAATCTGCTCAGGGCTACCATGCGATTTTTCAACACGAATCCGTCTG GACGGATTCTGAATCGATTTTCTAAGGACGTAGGAGCCATGGACGAGCTACTGCCGAAGGCGATGCTCGAAGCAATTCAGATATTCACTGTCATGCTGGGAATACTGGTAATGGTTGCAATTGTCAACCAGTGGATGCTTATCCCGACTGCTATCGTGGGTACCATCTTCTACACTATCAGAATTTACTATCTTAAGACTGCGCAGGACATCAAACGACTCGAAGGAATAA CGAAAAGTCCCGTTTTCTCGCACGTCAGTTCCACCTTAGATGGCCTGACCACAATAAGAAGCCGAGGTGCTTTGGTAGAAGAGATGCTGAGAAAAGAATTCGACAGCTATCAAGACACGCATACCGGTGCTTGGTACCTGACCATAGCCGCTGCGACGGCATTCGGGTTCCTCCTCGACCTATTTTCGTGCATTTTTATCACCTGCGTTTGTTATTCGTTTATCCTGATGGATGATG GAACCATTATGGGCGGATCCGTCGGCCTGGCCATTTCGCAATCTCTTATACTGACCGGAATGGTTCAATACGGAGTGAGGCAGAGCGCCGAAGTAATCTCGCAGATGACGTCAGTGGAGCGGGTTTTACAGTACACAAAACTTCCCCAGGAGGGACCTTTTACCACTGAGAAGCCTCCGCCGGACACTTGGCCTGAGAAGGGTGCCTTAGTGTTCAAGGACGTATCCATGAAGTACGCGAAGAACAAGCCACCAGTGTTGAAA AACCTGAACGTGGATGTAAAGCCTGGCTGGAAGATCGGCATAGTGGGAAGAACCGGTGCTGGAAAATCATCGCTCATTTCAGCTTTGTTTTGTCTGACTGGAGACGGACTTGAGGGCGAGATCGTTTTGGACGGGATCGACACGAAGACTGTTGGGTTACACGAGCTGCGTCCCCGGATCTCGATCATCCCCCAGGAGCCGATTCTATTCTCCGCCACACTCCGGTACAACTTGGATCCGTTTGAGCAGTACTCGGATGCCCAGCTTTGGGACAGTCTCCGTGAAGTTGAACTCGGCAACGCCGTTCCATCGCTCGACTTCCGCGTAGCTGGGGGTGGAGCCAACTTCAGTGTTGGTCAACGTCAGTTGATTTGTCTCGCTAGAGCCATACTGAGGAATAATCGGCTGCTTGTTCTTGATGAAGCCACTGCCAACGTCGACCGTAG caCCGACGCTTTGATCCAGACCACTATCAGGAAAAGATTTGCCAACTGCACGGTTTTGACAATAGCCCATCGCCTGAACACGATCATGGACAGTGATCGAGTATTGGTCATGGCAGGAGGCAATATCATG GAGTTTGGCCACCCTCATTTGTTACTGCAAAATCCAGACGGTCACTTCTCGCGAATGCTTCAACAAACTGGAAAAGCGATGGCTGAAAAACTGTCAAGGATTGCCGAGAGTGCTTATCAGCTCAGCTCCGAATCTAGGGAAAAATCAAATGACAGCACAGTTATCAGAAGTGAAGAGATGACCAATTTATAG
- the LOC124306143 gene encoding ATP-binding cassette sub-family C member 4-like: MNTNERDGKKCPEETSNILSNLFFWWMVPIFRKGAKSNLQITDLCDPPKFDESEGLGDRLEREWRKELKRSSDKSESKPSLFRALCRAFWVPFLLRGAIIFCKEMMACMMVPVLQGKVISYFDPGQKLMDRQQALIYAGLLVLLTLVNVLIDHNYYARTFELGMRFRVACSALMYRKVLRLNQSSFGRTAEGQITNLISNDVARFDIVLPLLNFIWIVPMQVLLLGYMMWQFVGEAALVGIGVMIMQTMPVQGYLSHIAGILRAKIAVKTDERVQLMSELVSGIQVVKMYSWEKPFQTLVSKTRALEIKLIRYTSYLNGILMGITVFSDRVTLFLTLVTFVLSGNTLNAKLTYTLATLFNLLQLACAFRFPMVLIMIGEARVTLERITKFLLLDEVEPSKESEFSADNGRLANEKYTINETRLQNGNRTEMESLLTNRMGYVESSGKLIIEKTKVGEQIERGVEIEMVNVFANWVHDQLPPTLHEVSLKIKRHSLSVLVGPVGSGKSSLLHLLLGELSVRAGGLSLFSGENSEKTKIGRRDIRISYASQNPWIFPATIRENIIFGQSYDKKRYQKVTEVCALVRDFAQLPQGDLSQAGEKGVCLSGGQKARVNLARALYREADLYLLDDPLSAVDSHVGNHLFKECIQEFLKNKTRILVTHQLQYLRQADTVIVLNRGTVKCQGTYEELAQMNLDVLASKQLEESDEPKQVKNTDEENMEDEEITSSVNDQATELSQSKENLEDVDEEEIVTGRMTSEVYKRYFLAGGNPCSLIFITATIIIAQVTANTSDYWLTYWTNQDSLRSVGNNTSCSNHTRHDDQETQWFDKYGLLRRNVAIYVYTAIIVTCVFFLLLRSIFCVRVCMNASCNLHNYMFENLLRAPMKFFNANPSGRILNRFSKDVGVMDEQIPRTLIDVVQTITLTMGIFAMVAIINPWTIIPVIISGVIFYVIRIYYLRTARDIKRLEGVVKSPVFTHIKSTLDGLTTIRSGGPMVGEMLRKEFDQIQNVHSGAWYLIIIASSAFGLVLDLVSSSYMAFVCFAFILIDNGNILGGSVGLVISQSLTLNGMVQWGIRRSTELVSQMVSVERLLQYTDIPKEGPFTTDKPPPTTWPSNGGLVFKGVSMKYAEDKPPVLRDLTVTIEPGWKIGIVGRTGAGKSSLVSALFRLNGDGLDGEILLDGINTKSIGLHELRPHISIIPQEPILFSASLRYNLDPFNEYSDDELWDSLREVELGDTVQSLDFKVAEGGSNFSVGQRQLICLARAIIRNKQLLILDEATANIDRSTDELIQNTIKRKFAHCTVLTIAHRLNTIMDSDRVLVMEEGCIVEFGPPHLLLKNQNGQFFQMLQQTGTATAAKLSQTAERSYFSNSKCKKVMER, translated from the exons ATGAACACCAATGAAAGAGacggaaaaaaatgtccaGAGGAAACTTCAAACATATTGAGTAACCTGTTTTTCTG GTGGATGGTACCGATTTTCCGGAAGGGTGCGAAGAGCAATTTGCAGATAACCGATTTGTGCGATCCCCCGAAGTTCGATGAGTCTGAAGGCCTCGGTGACAGGCTCGAAAG AGAATGGAGGAAGGAATTGAAGAGATCGAGCGACAAGTCGGAGAGTAAGCCAAGCTTGTTTCGAGCACTGTGTCGAGCATTCTGGGTTCCGTTCTTGCTGCGAGGAGCAATCATATTCTGTAAAGAGATGATGGCTTGCATGATGGTGCCAGTGCTCCAGGGAAAGGTTATCAGCTACTTTGACCCTGGACAAAAATTGATGGATCGTCAACAGGCCCTGATATACGCTGGTCTCCTGGTCCTCCTAACTTTGGTCAACGTTTTGATCGATCATAATTACTATGCGCGAACGTTTGAACTGGGGATGCGATTCCGAGTTGCGTGTTCCGCCCTAATGTACCGCAAG GTTCTGCGCCTGAATCAGTCTTCATTCGGAAGGACGGCTGAAGGTCAAATTACGAATCTTATAAGTAATGACGTCGCCCGCTTCGACATTGTCTTGCCACTCCTTAACTTCATCTGGATCGTGCCAATGCAG GTATTGCTGTTGGGATACATGATGTGGCAATTCGTCGGTGAGGCTGCCCTGGTAGGAATCGGCGTAATGATCATGCAGACGATGCCTGTTCAAGGGTACTTAAGCCACATTGCTGGTATACTGAGGGCCAAAATTGCTGTCAAAACGGACGAAAGGGTGCAACTGATGAGTGAGCTCGTTTCCGGAATACAG GTGGTGAAAATGTACTCCTGGGAAAAACCCTTCCAGACACTGGTGTCTAAAACTCGAGCGTTGGAGATCAAGCTGATTCGTTATACGTCGTACTTGAACGGAATACTCATGGGCATTACGGTGTTCTCTGACAGAGTAACACTATTCCTAACGCTTGTCACCTTTGTGCTAAGTGGCAATACCCTAAACGCTAAACTCACCTACACGTTAGCTACCCTATTTAATTTACTTCAACTGGCTTGCGCTTTTCGCTTCCCTATGGTTCTTATCATGATTGGAGAGGCTCGTGTGACTTTGGAAAGAATAACG aaatttttactattgGACGAAGTGGAACCTTCAAAGGAATCTGAATTTTCGGCTGACAATGGCAGGCTGGCTaacgaaaaatatacaattaatGAAACACGTCTACAAAATGGGAATAGAACCGAAATG GAGTCTCTATTGACCAACAGAATGGGATACGTAGAGAGCAGTGGTAAACTGATTATAGAAAAGACTAAAGTAGGTGAACAAATTGAACGTGGTGTTGAAATCGAAATGGTGAACGTCTTCGCAAACTGGGTCCATGATCAGCTGCCACCTACTTTACACGAAGTATCACTGAAAATAAAGCGTCACTCACTATCTGTGCTTGTGGGGCCTGTAGGCTCGGGAAAATCATCTTTACTCCACCTTTTACTGGGTGAGTTGTCAGTCAGAGCTGGAGGACTGTCGTTATTTAGTGGCGAAAACAGTGAGAAAACTAAAATCGGCAGACGGGACATTCGAATCTCTTACGCAAGTCAAAATCCTTGGATATTTCCCGCCACCATTCGCGAGAATATCATTTTCGGACAGTCATACGACAAAAAGAGATATCAAAAG GTGACGGAAGTTTGCGCACTCGTCAGAGACTTCGCTCAGCTTCCTCAAGGCGACTTGAGTCAGGCTGGAGAGAAAGGAGTCTGTTTGTCAGGGGGCCAAAAAGCTCGGGTGAACCTGGCAAGAGCCCTTTACAGAGAAGCTGATCTCTACTTGCTTGACGATCCTTTAAGCGCGGTCGATTCTCACGTGGGTAATCACTTGTTCAAAGAGTGCATCCAAGAGTTTCTAAAAAACAAGACCCGAATTTTAGTTACTCATCAATTGCAATATCTTCGGCAAGCTGACACTGTCATAGTTCTGAATCGC GGCACCGTCAAGTGTCAGGGAACATATGAGGAGCTTGCTCAGATGAATCTCGATGTCCTGGCTTCGAAACAGTTGGAGGAATCCGACGAACCTAAACAAGTCAAAAACACTGATGAGGAGAACATGGAAGACGAG GAAATCACTTCGTCTGTGAATGATCAAGCTACGGAACTTTCTCAGAGCAAGGAGAATTTGGAGGATGTGGATGAGGAGGAAATTGTGACAGGAAGAATGACGAGTGAAGTGTATAAGCGATACTTCTTGGCAGGTGGTAATCCATGCTCATTGATTTTTATAACGGCAACAATTATAATCGCGCAAGTGACCGCAAACACAAGTGATTACTGGTTGACCTACTGGACAAACCAGGATAGTCTGAGAAGTGTTGGCAATAATACAAGCTGCTCGAACCATACCAGGCATGATGATCAAGAGACCCAATGGTTTGACAAATACGGACTGCTGCGTAGAAATGTCGCGATTTATGTTTACACAGCGATAATTGTCACTTgcgttttctttctcttacTACGCAGTATTTTTTGTGTCAGAGTGTGCATGAACGCCAGTTGCAACCTACACAATTACATGTTCGAGAACCTTCTGCGGGCACCCATGAAATTCTTCAACGCCAATCCGTCTG GTAGAATTTTGAACCGATTTTCGAAGGATGTAGGCGTAATGGATGAACAAATCCCTAGAACCTTGATTGATGTGGTTCAGACTATTACTCTTACGATGGGTATCTTTGCTATGGTAGCCATCATTAACCCGTGGACCATAATACCTGTGATAATATCAGGAGTAATTTTCTATGTCATCAGGATCTATTATCTCAGAACAGCTCGAGACATCAAGCGACTTGAAGGAGTAG TGAAAAGTCCTGTCTTTACTCACATCAAGTCTACTCTGGACGGACTGACGACCATTCGAAGCGGAGGTCCGATGGTGGGAGAAATGCTGCGTAAAGAATTTGATCAAATTCAAAACGTGCACTCAGGTGCCTGGTATCTCATCATTATCGCATCTTCTGCCTTTGGTCTTGTCCTGGATCTTGTTTCTTCCAGCTACATGGCTTTTGTTTGTTTCGCCTTCATTCTGATAGACAACG GAAATATTCTCGGAGGGTCTGTAGGCCTGGTCATATCCCAAAGTCTTACGCTGAACGGAATGGTTCAGTGGGGAATCAGAAGGAGTACGGAACTAGTATCGCAAATGGTCTCAGTTGAGAGACTACTTCAATACACGGACATACCCAAAGAGGGACCTTTCACGACTGACAAGCCTCCTCCGACCACTTGGCCTTCTAATGGTGGTTTAGTCTTCAAGGGTGTTTCTATGAAATATGCTGAAGACAAGCCTCCGGTCCTAAGG GATCTGACAGTGACCATAGAGCCTGGCTGGAAGATTGGCATAGTCGGCAGAACTGGTGCAGGAAAATCTTCGCTCGTCTCAGCGCTCTTCCGTTTGAACGGAGATGGACTGGACGGTGAAATACTGTTGGACGGAATAAATACGAAGTCGATAGGACTGCACGAGCTGCGCCCCCACATCTCAATCATCCCTCAGGAGCCAATATTGTTCTCGGCAAGTCTTCGGTACAACTTGGACCCCTTTAATGAATATTCGGACGACGAGCTGTGGGACAGTCTTCGAGAAGTGGAACTTGGAGATACGGTGCAATCTCTTGACTTCAAAGTTGCTGAGGGTGGATCTAACTTCAGTGTTGGACAACGCCAGCTTATCTGCTTGGCCAGAGCGATCATCAGAAATAAACAGCTGCTCATACTCGATGAAGCAACAGCCAACATTGACCGCAG CACTGACGAGCTGATTCAAAATACCATAAAACGAAAATTCGCCCATTGCACGGTCCTGACGATAGCGCATAGATTGAACACGATTATGGACAGTGACAGAGTTTTGGTCATGGAGGAAGGCTGTATTGTT GAATTTGGTCCTCCGCATTTactgttgaaaaatcaaaatggccagTTTTTCCAAATGCTCCAACAAACAGGAACGGCGACAGCGGCTAAACTTTCCCAAACTGCTGAAAGATCGTATTTCTCGAATTCCAAGTGTAAGAAAGTAATGGAAAGATGA